One region of Poecile atricapillus isolate bPoeAtr1 chromosome 8, bPoeAtr1.hap1, whole genome shotgun sequence genomic DNA includes:
- the HTR2B gene encoding 5-hydroxytryptamine receptor 2B, whose translation MSHPLQSWNGSGAGNGSLLPLSVTGAPKQDYTSEEQGNKVHWVALLILLVIIPTIGGNILVILAVSLEKKLQYATNYFLTSLAVADLLVGLFVMPIALLIILFDNTWPLPTAWCPVWLFLDVLFSTASIMHLCAISLDRYIAIKKPIQASQYNSWATTIIKIIVVWLISIGIAIPVPIRGIEDGNGNSTNITCALMPDRFHDFILYGSVASFFIPLAIMIVTYFLTIQVLRKKAYLINKPPQRFTWSTVSTVFQRDTTPASSPEKVAMLNGSRKDQTLSSDMLICRTSTIGRKSMQTITNEQRASKVLGIVFFLFLLMWCPFFITNISSVLCNSCNKEVFQKLLEIFAWIGYVSSGVNPLVYTLFNKTFREAFSRYITCNYQTTKPIKALGQRSSRISFRSSVAENSKLFVMNGMRNGINPIIYQSPMKLRSSPIQASSAILLDTLLLTENEVDKTEEQVSYV comes from the exons ATGTCCCATCCTTTACAGTCCTGGAACGGATCTGGAGCTGGCAATGGATCTTTGTTGCCTCTCTCAGTAACAGGAGCACCCAAGCAGGACTACACAAGTGAGGAACAAGGGAACAAAGTGCACTGGGTAGCATTGCTGATCCTCCTGGTGATAATCCCCACCATTGGGGGGAACATACTTGTCATTCTGGCAGTGTCCCTGGAGAAAAAGTTGCAATATGCTACCAACTACTTTCTGACGTCCTTGGCGGTGGCAGATTTACTCGTGGGTCTTTTCGTGATGCCAATTGCCCTTCTCATAATATTATTTG aCAATACCTGGCCTTTACCAACTGCCTGGTGTCCCGTCTGGCTGTTCCTTGATGTCCTCTTTTCCACAGCTTCCATCATGCACCTCTGTGCCATCTCCCTGGACCGCTACATTGCGATAAAAAAGCCAATCCAGGCCAGCCAATACAATTCATGGGCTACAACAATCATCAAAATCATTGTGGTTTGGCTCATTTCAATAG GTATTGCAATTCCAGTTCCTATCAGAGGCATTGAGGATGGAAATGGTAACTCTACAAACATCACGTGTGCCCTGATGCCTGATCGTTTTCATGACTTCATTCTGTACGGATCAGTGGCTTCCTTTTTCATTCCCCTCGCTATCATGATCGTCACTTATTTCCTGACAATCCAAGTGCTGCGCAAAAAGGCCTATTTGATCAACAAGCCACCCCAGCGCTTCACCTGGTCAACAGTGTCCACGGTCTTTCAGCGTGACACAACACCTGCCTCCTCACCAGAAAAGGTGGCCATGCTAAATGGCTCCAGAAAGGACCAGACTTTGTCCAGTGACATGCTTATCTGCAGGACATCCACAATTGGGAGGAAGTCCATGCAAACGATAACCAATGAACAAAGGGCATCAAAAGTTCTGGGgattgtattttttcttttcttgctgaTGTGGTGCCCGTTCTTTATAACAAACATCAGCTCAGTTCTGTGCAACTCCTGCAACAAGGAGgtttttcaaaagcttttggAAATATTTGCTTGGATAGGGTATGTATCCTCAGGAGTGAACCCTCTTGTATATACACTCTTCAACAAAACATTTAGGGAGGCTTTCAGCAGGTACATTACTTGCAACTATCAGACCACAAAGCCTATCAAGGCCCTTGGGCAGCGCTCCAGCAGGATCTCTTTCAGAAGCTCGGTAGCAGAAAATTCCAAGCTCTTTGTCATGAATGGGATGAGAAATGGGATTAACCCCATTATATACCAGAGTCCAATGAAGCTAAGGAGCTCACCCATCCAAGCATCATCAGCCATTCTGCTGGATACGTTGCTGCTCACCGAGAATGAGGTTGATAAAACAGAAGAGCAAGTCAGCTATGTATAG